The following proteins are encoded in a genomic region of Candidatus Nitrospira nitrificans:
- a CDS encoding MBOAT family O-acyltransferase — protein sequence MVFNSSAFFLFFLVLYGAYRALGDRYIMQNRLLLVASFLFYGFWDWRFPCLMALTTVVDYVATGRMQQHQGQRSTWLGISLLNNLGVLFILKYFEFFQANVLGTLHHLGVEASPLFTGVILPVGISFYTFQRMTFVLDAYHGKSLSGVGLFDFALFVSFFPLLLSGPIERSSNLLPQFMRARVVTSLHVEEGIWLVAWGLFKKVFIADNLAGLVNPVFAEGWDGTGGEALIAVYAYAFQIYCDFSGYSDVARGIAKLLGFDVMVNFNLPYFAANPSDFWRRWHIALSTWLRDYVYIPLGGNRHGAWATNRNLMATMVLVGLWHGAAWTFIVWGMYHGSILIAHRLLVPPRREPVTSPWYVHWMNVVLMFHATCLGWLLFRAESLQQAGGLLMTILDSARPDALALSRLGMLLGYVSILLAVQMIQAWRRDLSVLKGISLPLKGVAYGLLFYLTVLHGGTSNSFIYFQF from the coding sequence GTGGTATTCAATAGCTCAGCGTTCTTCCTTTTCTTTCTCGTCCTCTACGGCGCATACCGGGCGCTCGGGGACCGCTATATCATGCAAAACCGGTTGTTGCTGGTTGCCAGTTTCCTATTTTATGGATTCTGGGACTGGCGATTTCCTTGCCTGATGGCGCTGACCACCGTGGTGGATTATGTGGCTACCGGCCGCATGCAGCAGCATCAGGGACAGCGGAGCACGTGGCTTGGCATTAGTCTTCTGAACAATCTCGGTGTGTTGTTTATCCTGAAGTACTTTGAGTTTTTTCAGGCAAATGTCTTGGGTACATTGCATCACTTGGGCGTCGAGGCTTCACCGCTGTTCACCGGGGTTATCCTGCCCGTCGGGATTTCATTTTACACCTTCCAACGGATGACCTTTGTCCTCGATGCGTACCACGGCAAGAGTTTGTCGGGAGTCGGATTGTTCGATTTCGCTTTGTTTGTGTCGTTCTTTCCTCTTCTCTTGTCGGGGCCGATCGAGCGTTCGAGCAATCTCTTGCCGCAATTCATGCGGGCTCGGGTGGTGACATCCCTGCATGTGGAAGAGGGGATCTGGCTTGTGGCCTGGGGCCTCTTCAAGAAGGTGTTTATCGCCGACAATCTGGCAGGGCTCGTCAATCCGGTGTTCGCCGAAGGATGGGACGGAACGGGCGGGGAGGCGCTGATTGCCGTCTATGCCTATGCCTTTCAGATCTATTGTGATTTCTCAGGATATTCGGATGTGGCCAGAGGCATTGCGAAACTGCTGGGATTCGATGTCATGGTGAATTTCAATTTGCCATATTTTGCCGCCAATCCATCCGACTTCTGGCGGCGATGGCATATAGCCCTTTCCACCTGGTTGCGAGACTACGTGTACATTCCGCTGGGGGGGAACCGTCATGGAGCCTGGGCCACGAATCGGAATCTCATGGCAACCATGGTCCTGGTCGGGCTGTGGCATGGTGCCGCGTGGACCTTCATTGTGTGGGGTATGTATCACGGAAGTATCTTGATCGCGCACCGCTTGCTAGTCCCTCCCCGGCGGGAACCAGTGACAAGCCCGTGGTATGTGCATTGGATGAACGTGGTCTTGATGTTTCATGCGACCTGTCTTGGCTGGCTGCTGTTTCGCGCCGAGTCTCTTCAGCAAGCGGGCGGCCTGCTGATGACAATATTGGACAGCGCGAGACCCGACGCGCTCGCGCTCTCGCGTCTTGGAATGCTACTTGGCTATGTATCGATTCTTCTCGCCGTGCAAATGATTCAAGCCTGGCGGCGGGACTTATCGGTGCTGAAGGGGATTTCTCTGCCGTTGAAGGGTGTGGCGTACGGTCTGTTGTTTTACCTGACGGTGCTTCACGGTGGCACCTCCAATTCCTTCATCTATTTTCAGTTTTGA
- a CDS encoding arsenate reductase/protein-tyrosine-phosphatase family protein, which translates to MPLPGQRAVIVTDGNERSALAVTRSLGRRGIPVHVGAENRRSLAGTSRYCQGSFVYPSPWQSPDGYVACIIEQARVHDAAVLFPMTDLAVELLGTPEVRAHAGFAVPIPSLEQYHALSNKYRLMQWAQSHGIPIPETHFVVGGDVSSILPALDRWPVVVKPGRSLVRACGTVKKTSVQYARNTDELRRLYAEHAELREPSLIQSRVIGHGEGVFGLFERGQARALFAHRRLREKPPSGGVSVLRESIALPEPMTKYAQMIAESVHWHGVAMMEFKVDRQGVPYLMEVNGRFWGSLQLAVDSGIDFPWLLYQLAVAGRVPEPEPYRVGVRSRWWLGDVDHLLLRLRKSESELSLPPESPSRLATIAGFLNVFDLRTKSEVLRFGDPGPGLYEMKAYLLSLAARVGPALNRRTAAVRYATADAVWKLGLGLGLHRGRMERRLSGRIQTVLVLCKGNVCRSPFAEKYLARHADAQGLPLQVLSAGLDTTAHEPAYPLAIVTSSQHDLDLSMHRTTVISKELVERSDLILVMELVHNTMLFRKFPEASEKTFLLGHFSSRPVTQIRDPYGGTREEFERCYALIGQACDGFLRQLKASRRR; encoded by the coding sequence ATGCCGCTTCCGGGGCAGCGTGCGGTCATCGTGACTGACGGCAATGAGCGCTCAGCGCTGGCCGTTACCCGTTCGCTGGGGCGGCGCGGGATTCCAGTTCATGTCGGCGCCGAAAACAGAAGATCGCTGGCAGGAACATCGCGATATTGCCAGGGTTCGTTTGTCTACCCCTCTCCGTGGCAGTCGCCGGACGGGTATGTGGCTTGTATCATTGAGCAGGCTCGTGTGCACGATGCTGCCGTGCTGTTTCCTATGACGGATTTGGCCGTTGAATTGCTTGGAACACCGGAGGTGCGGGCCCATGCCGGTTTTGCTGTTCCGATCCCTTCGTTGGAACAATACCACGCGCTTTCGAACAAGTATCGGTTGATGCAATGGGCGCAGAGCCATGGCATTCCCATTCCCGAGACGCACTTTGTCGTCGGTGGCGATGTGAGTTCCATCCTTCCAGCTCTTGATCGCTGGCCGGTGGTGGTGAAGCCAGGGAGGTCTCTGGTCAGGGCTTGCGGCACAGTCAAGAAGACGTCCGTTCAATACGCGAGAAATACAGACGAATTGCGCAGGCTCTATGCAGAGCATGCGGAGTTGCGGGAGCCGTCGCTGATCCAATCGCGGGTTATCGGTCATGGAGAGGGTGTCTTCGGTCTCTTCGAACGGGGCCAGGCGCGGGCGCTGTTCGCTCATCGGCGTCTCCGGGAAAAACCTCCGTCCGGCGGCGTGAGCGTATTGCGCGAGAGCATCGCCTTGCCCGAGCCCATGACAAAGTACGCACAGATGATTGCCGAATCTGTCCATTGGCACGGCGTGGCGATGATGGAGTTCAAGGTTGACCGGCAGGGGGTGCCCTACTTGATGGAGGTGAACGGGCGGTTTTGGGGCTCGCTGCAATTAGCCGTCGATTCCGGCATTGATTTCCCGTGGTTGCTCTATCAATTGGCCGTTGCCGGAAGGGTGCCGGAGCCGGAGCCCTATCGAGTCGGCGTGCGGTCACGCTGGTGGCTCGGCGACGTGGATCATCTACTTCTCCGCCTTCGGAAGTCGGAGAGCGAACTTAGTCTCCCGCCTGAGAGTCCGTCGCGTCTGGCAACTATCGCCGGTTTTCTGAATGTCTTTGACCTAAGAACAAAATCCGAGGTGTTACGGTTCGGAGATCCGGGGCCGGGTCTGTATGAAATGAAGGCCTATCTGCTGTCGCTGGCGGCACGTGTCGGCCCCGCTCTCAATCGGCGGACGGCGGCGGTACGTTATGCCACAGCCGATGCGGTGTGGAAGCTCGGTCTTGGATTGGGACTCCATCGCGGGAGAATGGAACGGAGATTGTCCGGCAGGATCCAAACGGTGCTTGTGCTATGCAAGGGGAATGTCTGCCGAAGCCCATTTGCGGAAAAGTATCTTGCACGGCATGCTGACGCGCAGGGTCTGCCCCTTCAAGTCTTATCGGCCGGCCTGGATACTACTGCTCACGAGCCGGCCTATCCATTGGCCATTGTCACATCGTCCCAACATGACCTCGATTTAAGCATGCATCGTACGACGGTCATCTCGAAGGAACTGGTTGAACGCTCCGATCTGATCCTGGTTATGGAGCTGGTGCATAACACGATGCTGTTCAGGAAGTTTCCCGAGGCATCCGAAAAGACCTTTCTCCTCGGCCATTTTTCCTCCCGCCCGGTTACTCAGATTCGAGATCCATATGGCGGGACCAGGGAAGAGTTTGAACGGTGCTATGCCTTGATTGGCCAGGCATGTGACGGTTTCCTCCGCCAGCTTAAGGCGAGCCGAAGACGGTAA
- a CDS encoding polysaccharide deacetylase family protein, with the protein MKFPHDKTFAFTILDDTDDATLENVKPVYECLQAAGLRTTKTVWPMDCPEGSRLFFAADTLQRKEYLSFVHDLARAGFEIAFHGATMESSKRARTIQGLELIKAEFGQYPRLFCNHGYNRDNLYWGRSRFQTRIFRALVELLLKERRAHYAGAVPGSDFFWGDFSQAHIRYVRNFTFSCLNMLDVNPEMPYRHSNTPYVNQWFSTADAPDASAFVRLLTDERLEALERAGGIGIVSTHLGKGFSKNGVLDPQVARIIERLGNRPGWYVPTSELLDYLVDTQGRGQVLGLWQMLKLEARYLLGKIVSV; encoded by the coding sequence ATGAAATTCCCACACGACAAAACATTCGCGTTTACGATTCTTGATGATACGGATGATGCCACGTTGGAAAACGTGAAGCCTGTCTACGAGTGTTTACAGGCGGCGGGCCTTCGCACCACCAAGACCGTGTGGCCGATGGACTGTCCGGAGGGAAGTCGGCTATTTTTTGCGGCCGATACATTACAGCGTAAAGAGTATCTCAGCTTTGTCCATGATTTAGCTCGGGCTGGATTTGAGATCGCCTTTCATGGGGCAACCATGGAATCCAGCAAGCGCGCCAGGACCATCCAGGGGCTGGAGCTGATCAAGGCGGAATTCGGGCAATACCCCAGGCTTTTTTGCAACCATGGGTATAATAGAGACAATCTCTACTGGGGGCGCAGCCGATTTCAGACGAGGATTTTTCGTGCCCTCGTCGAATTGCTCTTGAAAGAACGGCGGGCTCATTACGCAGGCGCTGTGCCGGGCTCGGATTTCTTTTGGGGAGATTTTTCTCAAGCTCATATCCGCTATGTGCGGAATTTTACGTTCTCTTGTCTCAATATGCTGGATGTAAATCCGGAGATGCCGTATCGTCATTCGAATACGCCCTATGTCAATCAGTGGTTTTCCACGGCCGACGCGCCGGATGCGTCTGCCTTTGTCCGGCTTCTGACCGATGAGCGGCTTGAGGCATTGGAGCGGGCAGGCGGCATAGGCATCGTGTCCACTCATTTGGGAAAAGGATTTTCAAAGAATGGTGTGCTTGACCCACAGGTCGCGCGCATCATTGAGCGGCTGGGAAATCGGCCCGGCTGGTATGTGCCAACGTCCGAACTGTTGGACTACTTGGTGGATACCCAAGGTAGAGGGCAAGTGCTGGGATTGTGGCAGATGTTGAAACTAGAGGCTCGTTACTTGCTCGGTAAAATAGTTTCAGTTTGA
- a CDS encoding SGNH/GDSL hydrolase family protein, with product MKQVFNRLVRWSLLVACFLGTIELACRIEQYVLYEAPLLGMYTYDTALFTMDEYGIRGKPNGDYEKWRLNSLGFRGPELGIEKQPGTLRIVCIGASETFGLYEGRDNEWPRQLERKLKTQGIEVEVINAAIAGMSLSQRTIHLQKRLLQLRPDMVVMMLEYGSYAGLTPERLRAQRSMRAVLPDHQGLIEQMKSLRAPVKIKEVAIPMLSPLVQAWLAKWEKAAKLELRKKDIGERFRSFHHVMPFEVEVFRQDLDDLSHVTQSAGSRLVLLSPAMWMTEENLSSMYLSWPYIDESWWREARVRMGKEASEFARSKHIQYLDLSQAIKGHEAGWMVDMLHFNDDGAWQVAQYVSHAIANEEAGDVTH from the coding sequence ATGAAACAGGTCTTCAATAGGCTGGTCAGGTGGTCGTTGCTGGTGGCGTGTTTTCTAGGGACCATCGAGCTCGCCTGCCGGATTGAGCAATACGTTCTCTACGAGGCGCCCTTATTGGGTATGTACACGTATGATACGGCGCTCTTTACCATGGATGAATATGGCATTAGAGGAAAGCCTAACGGAGACTATGAGAAATGGCGATTGAACTCACTCGGATTTCGTGGGCCTGAACTGGGCATCGAGAAGCAACCCGGCACGCTCAGGATCGTCTGTATCGGTGCCTCTGAGACGTTTGGCTTATATGAAGGCAGGGACAATGAGTGGCCCAGGCAGCTGGAGCGGAAATTGAAAACCCAGGGAATAGAGGTGGAAGTCATCAATGCGGCGATCGCCGGCATGAGTTTGTCCCAGCGGACGATACACCTACAAAAGCGGCTTCTGCAGTTGCGCCCGGATATGGTTGTGATGATGTTGGAATATGGAAGTTATGCAGGACTCACTCCGGAACGATTGCGCGCACAGCGGAGCATGCGGGCCGTCTTGCCTGATCATCAAGGACTAATCGAGCAGATGAAGTCGCTTCGGGCGCCGGTAAAAATCAAGGAAGTCGCTATTCCGATGCTGTCGCCGCTTGTGCAAGCGTGGCTGGCAAAGTGGGAAAAGGCGGCGAAGCTGGAGCTGAGAAAGAAAGATATCGGCGAGCGATTCAGATCCTTTCACCATGTAATGCCATTCGAAGTTGAGGTCTTTAGGCAGGATCTTGATGACCTCTCTCACGTTACGCAATCGGCAGGTAGTCGGCTGGTGTTGTTGTCTCCAGCCATGTGGATGACCGAGGAGAATCTCTCCAGCATGTACTTGAGCTGGCCCTATATCGATGAATCTTGGTGGCGCGAAGCGCGTGTGAGGATGGGAAAGGAGGCGAGCGAGTTTGCCCGCTCGAAACATATTCAATACTTGGATTTAAGCCAAGCCATCAAGGGGCATGAAGCAGGGTGGATGGTGGACATGCTGCATTTTAATGACGATGGTGCGTGGCAGGTGGCGCAATACGTGTCTCATGCTATTGCGAACGAAGAAGCCGGAGATGTGACGCACTGA
- a CDS encoding glycosyltransferase family 4 protein, protein MTPATILHLSSTSGPGGAEMIVKRLAGALDPERFRSVVCLFRTGWLSKACEQVGLPTHVIEINGAFDVRWAQNFLHLLQAERVALIHAHEFTANTYGTLLGRLAGIPVVATIHGKNYYSEQGKRRMAYRLVSRAARMVAVSEDLKQFVVERVGIPSHRIKVIYNGVETPQRSNELHIQLVKKDLDLTKWDHLIGSVGSLYPVKGQIHLIRAMPAILRVYPRTGLVLVGQGDFAEELKEEAVRIRVEEHVQLLGFRSDIPVLLNLMDVFVLPSLSEGLSMALLEAMAAECPVVATRVGGNVELVEEGVTGYLIPSENPQLLAERVIDLLRNKEEARRFGRRGRERVRDEFSLAGMADAYQECYCDAIAGR, encoded by the coding sequence ATGACTCCCGCGACAATTCTGCATCTCTCGAGTACCAGCGGGCCTGGCGGCGCTGAAATGATCGTGAAACGGCTGGCAGGCGCGCTGGATCCGGAGCGGTTTCGATCGGTCGTGTGTTTGTTCCGAACGGGATGGCTTTCGAAGGCTTGCGAGCAGGTCGGCCTGCCGACGCATGTGATCGAGATCAACGGAGCTTTTGATGTGCGATGGGCCCAAAACTTTTTACACCTGTTACAAGCTGAGCGAGTGGCATTGATCCATGCTCATGAGTTTACGGCGAACACATATGGGACTTTGTTAGGCAGGTTGGCTGGTATTCCTGTCGTAGCGACGATTCATGGAAAGAATTATTACTCCGAGCAAGGCAAGAGGAGGATGGCCTATCGTTTGGTCAGCCGAGCGGCGAGAATGGTCGCGGTTTCTGAAGATCTCAAACAGTTCGTGGTCGAGCGGGTCGGCATTCCTTCCCACCGGATCAAGGTCATCTATAACGGGGTTGAAACCCCTCAGCGCTCCAATGAGCTGCACATTCAATTGGTGAAGAAAGATCTCGATCTGACGAAATGGGATCATCTGATCGGTTCGGTCGGATCGCTCTATCCCGTGAAAGGACAGATTCACCTGATTCGAGCCATGCCGGCCATCCTGCGAGTCTATCCCCGGACAGGACTCGTACTCGTTGGACAGGGCGATTTCGCAGAGGAGTTAAAAGAGGAAGCTGTCAGGATTCGAGTCGAAGAGCATGTCCAGTTGTTGGGATTCCGTAGCGACATTCCAGTGTTATTGAATCTAATGGACGTATTCGTATTGCCTTCCCTGTCCGAAGGGCTGTCGATGGCTCTTCTTGAGGCGATGGCGGCTGAATGCCCCGTGGTAGCGACGCGCGTGGGTGGCAATGTGGAACTTGTCGAAGAGGGGGTGACGGGATATCTTATCCCATCGGAGAATCCGCAGCTCCTGGCCGAGCGAGTGATTGATCTCTTGCGAAACAAGGAAGAGGCAAGGCGATTCGGACGTCGCGGAAGAGAACGGGTCCGAGACGAATTCTCATTGGCGGGGATGGCCGATGCCTATCAGGAATGTTATTGCGATGCCATTGCCGGGCGCTGA
- a CDS encoding acyltransferase family protein, which produces MSSETFRADVRLATGSAAMFGRSVGERMTFLDAIKATGIVMVVAVHVLSRVELAPAMQEGLLFLVGAVAVPLFLVSDGFLFAHQWAGKDNFLYGAYIRKNVRRLLLPWAAFSMLYMLMRFAIELKGLVQETIILGKSLSGLATVLYYSELSHHMYFLLSLFLVRLSTVAVKPMLRCSGGVWFGLTLSYIALYVSSNPKRWFFPGADPVLLALWGMQFYLLGVVLRKWHEQIKPTAGLIGLTGLGLATLGWFVLSPASSFLVQLVYLVGMYGVLLKIAAATGWKFTMGYDTMGIYLLHAPYVVWIVVAVLSGLAPPNHLGSVVVASIVTVALSWGITKVLGKYSFGRSLLGQVPLPEPRLNHGSKLRW; this is translated from the coding sequence ATGTCGAGCGAAACATTCAGAGCTGACGTTCGACTCGCCACCGGCAGTGCCGCGATGTTCGGACGATCCGTGGGCGAACGCATGACGTTTCTTGACGCCATCAAAGCAACAGGAATTGTGATGGTGGTTGCCGTGCATGTGCTGTCGAGAGTTGAGCTTGCTCCGGCTATGCAGGAGGGTCTCCTGTTTCTCGTGGGGGCCGTCGCGGTGCCGTTGTTTCTGGTTTCGGATGGATTTCTGTTTGCGCATCAGTGGGCGGGAAAGGACAATTTTCTCTATGGGGCTTACATAAGGAAAAACGTCAGAAGACTGCTTCTCCCCTGGGCCGCATTCAGCATGCTGTATATGCTCATGCGATTCGCGATCGAACTAAAAGGACTCGTCCAGGAAACGATTATTCTGGGCAAGAGCCTCAGCGGACTCGCGACAGTGCTCTATTATTCAGAACTGTCCCATCATATGTATTTTCTTCTCTCTCTCTTTCTCGTACGTCTTAGCACTGTGGCTGTGAAACCTATGCTCAGATGCTCGGGCGGAGTGTGGTTCGGACTTACACTCTCATACATCGCGCTCTATGTGTCCAGTAATCCCAAGCGCTGGTTTTTCCCCGGCGCCGATCCGGTGTTGCTGGCCTTGTGGGGAATGCAGTTTTATCTGCTTGGAGTCGTGTTGAGGAAATGGCATGAACAGATAAAGCCGACGGCCGGTTTGATCGGCCTCACTGGGTTGGGGTTGGCCACGCTGGGATGGTTCGTGCTCTCTCCAGCGAGCTCATTTCTTGTGCAGCTGGTCTATCTGGTCGGGATGTACGGGGTGTTGCTCAAAATAGCGGCTGCAACCGGCTGGAAGTTCACAATGGGATACGACACGATGGGTATTTATTTGCTTCACGCTCCCTATGTTGTCTGGATCGTCGTCGCGGTGCTCTCGGGTCTCGCCCCTCCCAACCATCTTGGTTCTGTGGTTGTTGCCTCGATTGTGACGGTCGCTCTTTCCTGGGGGATCACGAAAGTGTTGGGGAAATATTCGTTTGGCCGGTCGCTATTGGGGCAGGTGCCATTGCCGGAGCCTCGTCTGAATCATGGCTCAAAGTTGCGCTGGTAG